DNA sequence from the Sphingomonas bisphenolicum genome:
GAAATCCTGCACGGCGCGGGCCTGAAGCTGGCAGGTGGCGAGGCGGACGCTTTCGACGCCGCGGGGGACGCGCATTTCGGGCGCTTCGTCGGGGTCCACATAGGGGTTGCGCCAGACCAGATGGGCGGCATGGCCGTCCGACTGCTTGTCTTCGGGCAGATAGTTTTCGAGGACGCCCAGTGGTTCGAACTGGTTCTTGAGCTGGAAGCTGACGACCTGGTCGCGAATCTTGCCCTGGACGACCTTGTCCAGATAGTCCTTGGGCCCTTCCACCTTGCGCTTGGTGCGCAGATAGCCTGGCATCCGGCCTGCGATCACGATGCCGTGCAGGTCGAGCTGTTCGGCCAGTTCCTTGCGTTCGTCATAGAGGCGCTGGCCGATGCGCAGGCCGCGCAATTTGGGATCGACCGCCATTTCATAGCCATAAAGCCATTCGCCCGCGGCGCTGTGGCGGGTGCCGAAGCCGTTGGCGGTGATCTCCTCCCAGTCATGATGGGCAAAGGCCATGCCCTTGCTGACCCGCATCGTCGCGCAATAGCCCACGACCTTGGCGTCGTAGAGGGCGACGAAACAGCCGTCGGGGAAATTGTTGATCTGGCCGCGGACGGTGGCGGGGGAATAGTTGGGCATGCCGGGATAGACGCGGGCGATCAGCCGCAGGATCGCGCGCACGTCGGTCGGGACGGCCGTGCGGACCTCCAGGCGTTTGCGGGTGGCTGTCGTCATCGGGTCGTCTCCTGCTATTTTACCCGGAATAGATCGCAACCGCTATGTGGTTGGCTTCCGGCCCGGCGGCTGGATATGGAAAAGGCGACGCCGGGTGTCCGGCGCCGCCTCGTTCCGTTTCCGTACTGAAAGCCTGAGCGGCTTAACAGTTCCCGTCTTTTAGGCCCAGCTGGCCATTTCCTTCTCCAGGTTGACGCGGATCTGTTCGAAGAACTGTTCCGTGGTCATCCAGGCCTGATCCGGGCCGATCAGCAGCGCCAGATCCTTGGTCATCGCGCCGTCCTCGACGGTCTTGATACAGACGCGCTCCAGGGTTTCGGCGAACTTGGTGACGTCTGGGGTGTCGTCGAACTTGCCGCGGAAGGCCAAGCCCTGCGTCCAGGCGAAGATCGAGGCGATCGGGTTGGTCGAGGTCGCCTTGCCCTGCTGATGCTGCCGATAGTGGCGGGTGACGGTGCCGTGCGCCGCTTCCGCCTCGATCGTCTTGCCGTCGGGCGACATCAGGACCGAGGTCATGAGGCCGAGCGAACCGAAGCCCTGCGCAACGGTGTCCGACTGGACGTCGCCGTCGTAATTCTTGCAGGCCCAGACGAACTTGCCGCTCCACTTGAGCGCGGAGGCGACCATGTCGTCGATCAGGCGATGTTCGTAGACGATGCCCGCCGCCTTGAACTTGTCGGCGAATTCGGCGTCGAACACTTCCTGGAACAGATCCTTGAAGCGACCGTCATAGGCCTTGAGGATGGTGTTCTTGGTCGACAGGTAGAGCGGCCATCCACGGTCGAGCGCATAGTTCATGCTCGCCTTGGCGAAATCGCGGATCGACTGGTCCAGGTTGTACATCCCCATGGCGACGCCGGCCGAGGGGAAGTCGAACACTTCCTTATCGATCTTCTGGCCATCTTCGCCGTCCCATACCAGGCGCAGCTTGCCGGGGCCGGGGACCAGGAAGTCTGTCGCCTTATACTGGTCGCCGAACGCATGACGGCCAACGACGATCGGGTCGGTCCAGCCGGGCACCAGGCGGGGCACGTTCTTGATGACGATCGGTTCGCGGAAGACGACACCGCCCAGGATGTTGCGGATGGTGCCGTTGGGCGACTTCCACATCGACTTGAGGTTGAATTCCTCGACGCGCTGTTCGTCGGGGGTGATGGTGGCGCACTTCACGCCGACGCCATATTCCTTGATCGCGTTCGCGGAATCGATCGTGATCTGGTCGTTGGTTTCATCGCGCTTCTGGACGGACAGGTCGTAATATTTCAGGTCGATGTCGAGATAGGGGAGGATCAGGCGCTCGCGGATCCATTCCCAGATGATCCGGGTCATTTCGTCGCCGTCAATTTCAACGACGGGGTTTTTCACCTTGATCTTGGCCATAGCGCCTGTTTGCCTTCTTGCTGCTGGGTGGAATATGGGGACGCCCTAGGCAAAGCGGCGGCAATGTTCAACCGTGGAAGGGCAGGAATCTGCCGCGCATGGAGCCAGCGGCGGGATCGGTCGTTGTCACGGCATTAGTCTCTCCCTAAAGACGGTGGCCATGAACAATGAAGAGATCCCGATTGCCGCGGGCGGCAATGTCAAATGGCGCTTTCCTTCGGTCCATCCGGAGGGGATGAAATTCGGCCTGATCGCGGTTGCGATCACCGGCGTCCTGTTCCTGCTGGGATGGGAAATCGTGGGTTGGCTGATGGTGCTGGTGACGATCTGGGTCTTCGCCTTCTTCCGCGATCCGGTGCGCGCGGTGCCACAGGATGAAGGCGCGATTATCGCCCCCGCCGACGGCCTGGTGACTCTCATCCAGCGCGTGCCGCCGCCGCGCGAGATGGCCGGCGTGAACGGTTTGGGCGACCAGCCGATGATCCGCGTATCGATCTTCATGAGCGTGTTCGATGTGCATATCAATCGCACGCCGATCGGCGGAACGATCAAGTCGGTCGTCTATATTTCAGGCAAGTTCCTGAACGCGGACCTGGACAAGGCGAGCGAGGATAATGAGCGCCAGCATATACTGGTCGAGCGCCATGACGGTGTGAGCATCGGCTTCACCCAGATTGCGGGCCTGGTGGCGCGCCGGATCGTGCCGTTCGTCAAGCCCGGCGACATGGTCGCGGCCGGGCAGCGCATCGGCCTGATCCGCTTCGGCAGCCGGGTTGACGTGTATCTGCCCGCCGGGACCGCGCCACGCGTGACCCTGGGCCAGCGCACGGTCGCGGGCGAGACGATCCTGGGCCAGATGGGCGACGCGCGGGTTATTGCGGGTATCCAGCAGTGAGTCGCCAGCGGCGCGCCGTGCCGCGCGGGTTGCGCCGGGGCATCACCTTGCGGATGCTCGCGCCCAATGCGGTCACGGCGATGGCTTTGTGTTTCGGCCTGACCGGGGTGCGATACGGCATTTCGGGGGAATGGGAGCGGGCGGTGCTGTCCATCCTGTTCGCGGGCGTGCTGGACGGGCTGGACGGGCGGATCGCCCGGCTGTTGCGGGGGGAGAGCCGGTTCGGCGCGGAACTGGATTCGCTGTCCGATTCGATTGCGTTCGGGGTCGCTCCGGCGCTGATCCTCTATCTCTGGTCGCTTTACGCCATGCCGAAATTCGGCTGGATCTTCGCCCTGGCCCATGCGCTGTCCTGCGCGCTGCGGCTGGCGCGGTTCAACGCGGCGATCGATGCGGACGAGCAGCCGCACAAGTCGGCGGGCTTCCTGACCGGCGTGCCTGCGCCTGCGGGGGCGGGGCTGGCCTTCGTGCCGCTCTATCTGTGGCTGGTGACGGGCGAGGATATTTTCCGCGCCTGGTATGTGGTGGCGCCCTGGGCAGCCTTTGTCGCGTTCCTGATGATCTCCAACATCGCGACCTATAGTTGGTCGGCGCTGCGGCTGCGCAAGCGCATCCGACTGGAAGTCATCGCCTTCGCCGGACTGCTGGCGGCGCTGCTGGTGACCGATCCCTGGCTGACCTTGCTGCTGATCTGCGGCGTCTATGTCGCGCTGATCCCGTTCGGGATTATGTCCTACGCCAAGGTCAGGCGGCAGCGCGAGAGCGCTGCAGCGACGCTGTAAGAGCGGGGCTGGCTACGTTCCTGCGTTTCAGGCGGCGAGGGCCGAACTCGTCAAGATCGTCGTGGTCCGACGGATGGGCTGTGCGGCACGGGGCCGGCGCACACGCAGATGATAGACCGGCGGATTATGAGGGATGGGCTCGAACTGGAGCGCAGCCACCATCTTGTCATGATAATGGGCGAACATCCAGACGATGGTGCCCATGGCCAGAAGGAAGGCGGCGGAGAACAGGGTCGCTGCAACTAGAGTGAACATCGTCGATCACTTTCCATCTTGCCATTTGCACGGCAGGCCTCATTATGACGGTGTAAACAGGCGTTAACCGTATTTGTTCCGTCTGTTCCCTTTATGTTCCATTTTTGGAACGTCGTCAACCCTTGCAATTGCTTTTTTCCGCGTCTAAAGGCGCGACCATTCCACATGGGAATCGACATATCCGGTGCCGGAGACGCCT
Encoded proteins:
- a CDS encoding NADP-dependent isocitrate dehydrogenase, yielding MAKIKVKNPVVEIDGDEMTRIIWEWIRERLILPYLDIDLKYYDLSVQKRDETNDQITIDSANAIKEYGVGVKCATITPDEQRVEEFNLKSMWKSPNGTIRNILGGVVFREPIVIKNVPRLVPGWTDPIVVGRHAFGDQYKATDFLVPGPGKLRLVWDGEDGQKIDKEVFDFPSAGVAMGMYNLDQSIRDFAKASMNYALDRGWPLYLSTKNTILKAYDGRFKDLFQEVFDAEFADKFKAAGIVYEHRLIDDMVASALKWSGKFVWACKNYDGDVQSDTVAQGFGSLGLMTSVLMSPDGKTIEAEAAHGTVTRHYRQHQQGKATSTNPIASIFAWTQGLAFRGKFDDTPDVTKFAETLERVCIKTVEDGAMTKDLALLIGPDQAWMTTEQFFEQIRVNLEKEMASWA
- a CDS encoding phosphatidylserine decarboxylase; translated protein: MNNEEIPIAAGGNVKWRFPSVHPEGMKFGLIAVAITGVLFLLGWEIVGWLMVLVTIWVFAFFRDPVRAVPQDEGAIIAPADGLVTLIQRVPPPREMAGVNGLGDQPMIRVSIFMSVFDVHINRTPIGGTIKSVVYISGKFLNADLDKASEDNERQHILVERHDGVSIGFTQIAGLVARRIVPFVKPGDMVAAGQRIGLIRFGSRVDVYLPAGTAPRVTLGQRTVAGETILGQMGDARVIAGIQQ
- a CDS encoding CDP-alcohol phosphatidyltransferase family protein; this encodes MLAPNAVTAMALCFGLTGVRYGISGEWERAVLSILFAGVLDGLDGRIARLLRGESRFGAELDSLSDSIAFGVAPALILYLWSLYAMPKFGWIFALAHALSCALRLARFNAAIDADEQPHKSAGFLTGVPAPAGAGLAFVPLYLWLVTGEDIFRAWYVVAPWAAFVAFLMISNIATYSWSALRLRKRIRLEVIAFAGLLAALLVTDPWLTLLLICGVYVALIPFGIMSYAKVRRQRESAAATL